Within Lytechinus variegatus isolate NC3 chromosome 15, Lvar_3.0, whole genome shotgun sequence, the genomic segment GGTAAGGAAACAGCGGTGTTAGCACCACCTGCAATCAAtgggaaatgaaattgaaagtcGGAGGGGGTATTCACACAAGAAAATATTCAGGGATTAAAGTTAAGACTTGTACAAAGCAACATCAAATGAATGAGCAGATATAAAGAGCATTTCAAGAAACAAATATACAGTAATAGTGATTTCAAttgactattgttataagctaccagAAAGTAGTGTGTGAAAATCAGaactaaactcttcatgaaatgctcccagaGTAGGAGACTTATTTAGCTTCCAGCCATCCGTGAGATGTTTTTACAATTTTATGATAAATCTGTGATgtgtttcatgattttttttttagccgataacatcttttaagaccaaatttgtAATGCCCCTCCCACCCCAGCTATGCGAGTTAAAATAGCACGGgctaattaaaggtcaagtccacctcagaaaaatgttgatttgaatcaatagagaaaaatcagacaagcacaatgctgaaaagttcatcaaaatcggatgtaaaataagaaagttatgacatttcaaagtatcgcttatttttaaaaaatagttatatgaacgagccagttatatccaaatgagagagtcgatgatgtcattcactcacttttccttttgttttttgtttgaattatacaatatttcaatttttacgaatttgacgattaggaccttctTGTCTGTAGCACAAAATGTTATAATAATGGAATtgcacgtgttcagggaggaatgaaacttcatttcacatgacaatgacaagaaaataaaaatatttcatacaataaaatacaaaagaaatagtgagtgagtgatgtcatcagttccctcatttgcctactgaccgagatgtgcatataactgttttgtgaaaatgaagcaaaactcaaaatgtcataacttttttattttacatccgattttgatgcatatttcagtgttatgcttgttgaatttttctctttttattcaaatcaagtttttgttggggtggacttgtcttttaagaGATTCATGCAACCAACCTACCTGTGTGATAGTAAACCAAGGCACAGCCAATAGGATTCCCAGTAGTCCTCCACATACAACCTGTCGCAATGTGTGATACTTCAGATAAACTCTGTATAGGATGAATCAGAAAcaaagtggagcgttgtggcccagtggattagtctccagactttgaaaaagagggttgtgggttcgaatcccagccatggcgtaatttccttcagcaagaaatttatccacattgtgctgcactcaacccaggtgaggtgaatgggtacctggcaggaatttattccttgaaatgtgtgtgcgctgtaatcatagtaattacagcagccaagctacagctggggtaataatatccaagtcctttggaagcgcatagagacattattcataattgtgatatgcgctatacaagaactgtttattattattattattattattaaagtagaaaaagaaaaaaaagaaaaaagatcatTAATGGTGATTCCAATGCACTGTCTCATTTTTTACGCATAGGTGCAATTCTAATTTTGAAGTTCACTTTATTCTGTCTTAGACAGAGCTTGgatgttaatttttttccttcaacgGTTTGATATTTAACAAATGAGACAGGCATTGAGTGAAATGAATCCACACTCTTTACTACAAGATATGTAAATTCATGTAGCCTATGAAACATGAATATTAAACATTGTGGCGGCGTTTGTGGTGAGGTGACCTTATTCTGTGGTAACTAAGTAGGTGTTACATTTATACATTGGGGTTATTTCAATTTAACAATGAAATTCAACGGACAGAGTGGGATATCagatagtacatgtatattgtaaagacaatattccataattttcaaaccaACCTGTTTTCATTGGCACTTTACAAATCTATGCGACAAATCTGTGGAGGTTTATTGACAAAGTATACGATTACACTTGAAACGTAAAGACATTAATCAAACATCAAAAAATCTTTTGTGAATTACAAATACAGAGAAGACTCCAGCTGTGGTGCTATAAAATGAAACAGAACACTATAAACCCAACCTGACCCATGCTTACACAATTCACACCTAAATCAAACAAGGTTTGTTTACAGTATATGATGCGTATCTGGAAAAGTGAAAGCAAATACCCAGCAGACATGAGCATTACCTAAAACCACGCTATTATAACCCTTTATCATTACGTTCAAAGCactcacaaacacacacaaaggGTGGAAAGTCTCATTTGTAATTAGTGATACAAAGTTTGTTTCAAAATAGGAAACTTGTATATATACGagtatacaattttttcatttatttattctcctttttctctcatgaatatgatgactgTTCCATACTCATCATATACAAGggtaatatttcaaaataaacacaTATTATGGAACTCATAAACGTATGTGGACTTATTTGATATGCGAACGTACATCAACATGTATGTCTACGAATCTTCACTGGAAAACACATTATTgtaaaaagtggaaaggaagtATGTGTTTTGCTTGAAATGAGACAGATCTATGTTAAAAGACAGGAAGTGGGTGATATTTTTACCAATCATAGCAGGAAGAAAGTGACACAATGATCTGAGAATGATCTAGATagatggtaataaaaataactgATAATAGCACAGTTTGAAGCTCATAGAATCAGAATTTGTCATCGTGATCTGGAAGAGTGTATTTCGATAAAGTAACATTGCtatccttcaaaaaaaaaagccTTTTCCCTAGCTCACTGTTTTGTTCATACATCAAGTCAAACATGTTTTTTAGACTCTTGTGTTGGAATCACAACTGTAGAAACATTATCAGATTACAAAGGAAATCTATGTTTGcttgttttttactgtttgtTTTTGAAATGCTgttttcaaaaatatgatgcATATGATAGTTTTCATCTATTGAGGTTTTGTTTAGGTTAATTTCAGATAGACAAAGTGTGGAATTTGGGATACATAGTGCATATATTATGTATGTTTTTGTTATTcagatctttaaaaaaataagaaatgatttaaatgagCATCCGGTAGATATACATAAATGCAAGAAAATCAATAATACTCTTTAATAATGCGGACTAATTAAATGCAACTAGGGAGACATCTTCCATGATCATTACTCACCTGCTACCAGACACTAGTAATGCACAAAGTATAACCCCAGTGGCTGCCATATGCCTCCACACCTGCTCAATAAATAGATTACTGTTCGGTTGATGTAGtctgcaaataaaacaaaaatgcaacATAAGTGTAGagttaaaatcaaaattttatttgtgtCATAAAATATACTGAATAAATTTGAGGCAATTGATATCAGATCAAGGAGTGCAATAAAGAAAAAGTAGGAAGAGATGgcaaagagaaaggaagagagatcaagaagaaataagaaaaaaagaaagtggtaTTCAATATGAGAAAGGAGatcaaaatgaataagaatTGAGAAGagaaagatgtacatgtaaatgaacaCAAAGTGAAAGGAGATTAAAAAAGGGAGGATGAGaaagatatgaaaaataaggattagaatgagaaggaggaagagaagaagacaAAGAATTAGGAAAATTTTAAAGGAAAGATAATGGGAAGATTTAAAGAAAGGGGATTGAAAGtatgaaagcagaaaaaaattaagaccATACAAATCAAACATTCAGATGAAAATTAAGTTTCCAGGACCCTAAATCAAAGTAAATTTCCTTTCATACATTATATCATTTATAACATTGGTGTTAAGAGAATCcattaaaaatgtatttcttcTATACATGGCCATTGTCAACCTTGGTGATATTACAATGCATCAAGCCAAGAAAACTACACAGTAAAGTAACTTcatattattaaataaaaaaaaggtaaatgacTTGCCGGTTGGTACATTTTCAGTACCAGGTGGAAGGCaaaccaacaacaaaaacatgTTTAGAACCCTATCTTGattgagaaaaggaaagaggcctatatatttttttcttctttctaacAACTCAGACCAACTCAgttaattaaaaacaaacaaaaaacatgtAGCGAATGTTTAGATTATCTTTAAATGTTTTATGATATCAAGCAAAAATACACTAGGCTTCCTTACCTTATATAAATAAATAGCACTGTGTAAGTAGCAAAAAACCACATGAATTGTGAATGACTTGATGGCATTCCATACTCTGTCCGTAGACCAGCATGTAATGTATCAGCAcctgaaataaaaaaggatagaGAGGCTACAGCTGCATGCACCTCTTACTTCTTTCGCCAGGACATGAATGTTGAACTAGGGCATGCATATTAGAGAGAGGAAAATTgggttcaattttttacaaTATTAGTGAGTTTTCGATTTGCACGTCGACTAGTGGACTGCGACGGAAGTTCGTCATAATAGTCTGCTTTGTGTTGACAGTATACAGAACCGCTGGAGTAAATCACCACTTGGCTTCAATCAATGGGCAAGGATTAGATTGCTCGTTTACTACATATCAAATGAGTGTGATCTGAGCGAAATCCACGGTCGTCATAATGAATTTGAAGTGTCAGGAATGGCTTGCACATGCTCAGTGTTTTCCAATCATGTGCTCGACTGACTTTGTATACCATCAACACAAAGCAGACTATTATGATGTACTTTCGTCGCAGTCCACTAGTCGACGTGCAAATCGAAAACTCCCTATTTATTGATCCTGAATTACACTGGGTTTTGGTCATTTGGAAGGAATGCCTGGAAGGAATTTATTCCCTGAAAAAATAATGCTGAGGagctggggcccatttcataacagacttgcaactgttgtaactttgccataatggcaactatcatggtaacagggctcagcagccaatcataatcaagattACCATCATGGTATtcgccataatggcaaagtgacaacagttgcaagtcctttatgaaactaGCGCCTGTTGTGCTAAAATCAAGGTACATTTGTAGACCACTTCTGATATCAAACTTGCGTTAAGTACTATATGATCCAGTATATTTTACAATAGCAATATTATAACAATGCAAACCTAAAGTAACAATAGATGATTAGTATTTTATTTACCAGACAAAGTGTGAGAATTTACAGCCGTGACAActtcaaataaataattaagaCATTAAATTTTGAACGTGTATTAAAGTCATTCAAGAAAGCATTTAATCTATGGTACTGTTATTTCATAAGCTCTGTGTTCCAGGCAGGTTTTCTATTTTGAAACCTCTCTCTTACCGCATTGAGACTCTCTTCTGCGAGTGAATTACAAGTAAAGTTTATATTACTATACTTACCTCTACATGGTCTAGGTTCCTGGATGGTGTGTTTTGCTACCCAATTAACCCCTTCACTCAAAACTATACCACCAAAGAATGTTATCTAGGGTACAAATGAAACAACAAAatagtgaatgaataaatgattagcaatataagaaatgaataaattaacaagataaatgaaataaagaaataaagagatgagTAAATAACACTGACAAATTATTCTTCACTGATGATGCATGCAATGCCCTCTTGAAAACAAATGGAGCAAGCTAATCACAATACTATTGAACACATATAATGGCACCATAAGTCCAGCATAATGAGTAGAATAGTATAAGGAAAATTTGTTGCAGTTGGCATTCCATAACCAAACcaatcaaatatttgtgaatCATACTGATATCAGTACTTTGGAGAAATttcatattctaaaaaaaaaattcctaaattattcaaataaacttaaCTCATTTCGTATTAAGTATGTATTGTTATCTTACTGTGTGAAGCTCTCTTCTGAAAAGAAGTAAAGTCACAAATCCAACCAGAATGATAAGAGGAACAAGGCTCATGTAGGCAAGAAGTTTTCCAATCACATCATCTGtaaaaaagtacatgtaatcataaaaaAGATTCAGTCAGTACTGCAAGAAATGTTGTTGTGCGTTTTGCTGAAAGATTAAAACCTAAAAgcaacaataaatgaataaagtttTTAGAATCATCACTGATTCACTAACATTTCCAAAAGTAGGCatttaaaactacatgtatttgtcatCCTTGATGTTTCCCAAAACAAtatattgtgtattttgattttaatattcaaatgcataaagagatttaaaaaatatacatgtatacatacaaGTACATGCTCAACACAAAATTAGAATCTGTTTCCACAAGgatcaaattttgaaatcaaaagTTTCACAACATAGATTAAAATTAAAGGGTTCTTCTGTacacaaaacaattatcttccatacatttataattacaaaatcatACTTTGTTTTAGACTGTAACTGATCACAGGGCACTGTTCCCATAATTCAAAGACACCAATATGGTGATGGGAGTggttaaaatacatgtaggtgtaaaTAAATGTTTGGATGATTTTGAGGTAATCCTTTAGATGGGTACACCGATTCAGGTGCACGCTTGTTCACATGAAGATTCTTCAACATTTGTCATTAATAACACTTAttgttgtttaatatttttgttttcttttggaAGGTGAACATTTGAAATCAACCGGAAATGGTATTGGAAAAAAAGAACactatgctacatgtacatttcaataAAAGACACAGTACATGTGTATATCCATGATTGTTAGCAATTAGCATGTAGAATTATGCAGTtgaaaaatttaatttaatCAATCATACGCACTGTGAACAGAAGTATaattcaatgaacattttatcAGTTTTAAGACTATTCATGCACATAATTCCCCCACAACTcaacagtatgtacatgtagacaaacTAAACCCATACAGTATCGTGACTGTACACCATCGTCTGCTGCCAACGACCTGCTATGAAAAACACGTACTGCAGTGGCGTCCATGCACATTATGTACATGGATAATGCAGCCCGGAGACAATGTAATTAGCTCTGCTTCAAAGAGTTCCAGGGGAGCCTGCATCAACCATAATGATTATTTCTAAATTGAAGATGCTTTCATCTCGCTCTTATAACATGTCACACTCGAGTTGGCCTTATCGACACAGCCAAACTGATAAAGAgatacatgtgtgtatgtatgatGAGGTGTGAAAAAAGTGAAGGACTAAAAgttcgagagagagagagagagagcaagaagAGAAAACTGGctagagaggaaaaaaaaggaagagacaGGACAAGCCAGACCAAGATATAGCCAGAGAAAGAGAgcaaaatttacatgtaaatgtattagAATAAAAGCATGAGAGAGTGGGGCTAAGGgtggaatgggggggggggtacatgtaGGAAAGAATTTATCaacatccttttttttctatttgaaaaGGACGTTGGATTAAAGAGTTTAAATTTGAGTATATTGGACCGTCCTTTTTTCACTCTAATTGTAGTTTACCAAGTATGCTGTTATCTCTTTAAATCATCTAGTTTTTGTGAAAAGTTGAATATGACCCCAAAATCAGATTTATTTTCTCATGGTAATTGAAAACTATTATACGAAGACCACATCATGATTTCTTGTCATCCCAACAATCCTTGAACAGAGGTGTTCATGATGAAATAAGGGACCCCAACAGACAATCTTATAATACCTGTACAGTTTGTACACTGCATCCAGATGATTCTCCTCACTGTCTTTATGATGTGATATCTTGTTCTTTAGGTGGTCTATCtgtgacagatcacctattgatttcgtcagaattttctttatttctttatttctttctttctttattcttggcacctatgtttgtcgccaacttttctcggaattggctgaatcaattttgctgattttttcgtcatacatagaatctatcatagagacggcatactaagcttttcaaggtcatatggttaTGATGaagtcatctacgcgccattttgtaaaattcttcatttgatcatatcttcattatcaattatcaaaaattaacaatatttacatgacattaacttcatgtcaagggtcaactgtcaatgtcatcaaaggtcatgtagaggtcatgacgcgcgcgtcaaaggtaaaaaaatcgtccaaatgacctataaaattttttgggtacgtttcaggtcattttaagcatttcaaaaatttgcgcgcgcgtttccgcgcgttacaccttaacgcaacgcagaaaaaccgtttcttttaatatcattgcattgctaataaaattctgagcaatttgataccttgatcaaccttctacaaccattaatatagaaattaacacccattaaagtttgcagcacgtgtgcgcgcgagctctcactaaaggccatatatgggcaaaaacatgcctattgaaaatttacTGTAGCTCtgtaaatagtccattgactaatgttgtaacccgcacccgttgcggtacgggttaacctgccggtatgcctccgatcgcgggttgcgggccgggccgagttcattctcaaacccgcagaccgtcatgcgaaaaaaagggagaataaacgacgcatgataaaaacattcacagtgaaaattgagttaagatcatgtgcttcttacgtggcagattcttttagagacgtagatatttccttttaaaaatgccggcgtatttttgtcttgtgaataGTGCACAGGACTGAGTCTGAGACAGTTCAACAGGTTAAATACATCGAGTTGCTCTCTTTCAAAGGCCAGCGCCAGTGCGTGCATGGATGCAGCGCAGTCAAAAGCAACCGCATGGGCCAAtgaaactcgatgttgagtttcccgtcccattttttccagctcataatgaggaaccgatttcattatttttcagaagatgaaagtttaaccttttgtaaccttttaacgcactttattctgtggaacttgaagccagggacaaattaatcattttttttttggggggggggctctattttcattttttttgcaatatttcaggggctcttttcaaatgctacgtttttgtattatgaggaatacctgttcacttattaaattaattattacttgttgtttagtattgtatgatttttaaagtttttttcatgcctagaatcttggatgtgggtgtgtttgtgtgggtgagactgtgagttgaacttgatataaatgaatttaatatctaatttttactccatctaattccagtacttggccatgtaataaaggcccacatacccttacttttcctgaagttctttgaaaacgcagatctccacgaaaattgtatttctctatgggggagtctaaatttggtgagaatgaactcattaattacttaaatatacatgacaatgaagaaatcatcaaacttcattggcagttttgaaaaatatacccgaaatataaactctatctgaagcagaaaatcaccatcattgaggcctttacagagcgaattgtcccccagagctctggcagagagacagagctcagactagcTAGCACAAGCGCCAATGCGTACGTGGGTGAGTCTCCCGTCGGCCTTGCAACAGATtgagctttgatgatttttttgtctgatatttaactCATCCCcttggaaaaataaaacaaatgatttttaagttataattagcaaataagataagttattttggatgagtACTAGGCCGTATGATAACTCACCAACGCGAGGTTACTAGACTTTGGGATTTATTGAGGTACATGTAgctcaaccatacctcgagcgatgttcgtgcaggctccaccacTTCTACGGTCgttgagtggagcctgcacgaacatccctcgaggtatggttgagcatgcagcgtcattccattcacaaaaaaaagaaagaaaagatttgcaggtatttacaagatatacaagtaattgtcttactgaaaagcttatattaatgttttaaatcagttttgaatctagatatccaaatagtttattttcagaatttgattttcaaacgcgggcgacgggaaactgaacatcgagttttagcggccatattatcgaatgaaatacaaaaacagaaggaaataatatagagataaacgagaagaaaaaaatgactgtatcattatccaggtatttattgcaattttgattactttatagacgaggtcccatagaattgaatattgtaattatgattgttgtgaGTTGCAGTGTCGACCGACCTGgactgaaaaacaacattgccGTCTGCCGATCCTTGCTGGGCAGCCTGGGCTAGCTAGCGCGCTGAGCTGCGGCTCGCTAGCTAGCTCCGATCCGAGGCGTTAATTgcgtaatgctttcaatttcgagatcagagcggacccatttcgtggtacaaagtcaccaaaaaaaacattttctctccggaataaaaggcgaatttgcaaattgtaagtaaattcactctaggctaggtagtagtagacatatattttcctgatttgagcctgtatagtgtggggattgcagaaataatgtttttcatttttcaaagataaattgacttgcgggttaaaacccgacgggtcagcgggtcccgcttgcaaattattggattatacgggacggtacggttcgggttttcacttgcgggttacaacattaccattgacccccattttttttttcatatatcgatagagtatgagttgtagatttgatttcatgtcatcaatatcCCTAAATTatattatgacgtcatcaaaatggcgcctaaactaaaaatttcattttttcaaaaatgacgtcatcaaatttatgcaaatttggttgtaacttctcgaatatagattgtttttcgcccagatttggATATGTtttagtttagaatgtactctttctcctcatattcgttttgagaaacgcatcattgcgtaaaacagcgatgaaaagaggcatgtcatttttcctcattttgcgtgtaatctctatgggacatgactttttctcaaaactagattcgacattcctctatttcgtgagccatatctccactTTTTCTTGTCAagtttccctgagcttttagtatgttgtagctgagatccttagctttcggaagtgtgcccttcattttttgatcagatgccgggatcatgcccgtatttcgcttgcaaaattggaattgtacttctcaaatttgcttacgtgtaaagtctatgggaaatatgctagctcaatcggTTAGGAGTAAGACTTGCATCTCATTCAATCATGCGGGCAGGGGTTCGAGTCCGCCggtggacatgattttttttttttttttttactatcttgcgcacgatcaattataacaattgtaataattaatagctaaaatattgcaaaataaaacagattataattactttttttgtattatatctaatcatatccgtccatccgctatctgttataaatctatctatccatatacatgtatatgtctatctgtctatctacctactctgtatatgtatctgtctatctatctctctctctgtctaatataacatatttatctgtttagatatgtatatctatctatcgttctatatatccatcaatctatctgcctgtctctatctatctttctatatgtatgtctgtctggctatctatctatatcaatctatttgtctctatctatctatctatctatctatttatctatatgtctgtctgtctgtctatctatgttttattaatataaccacctatcatttatctctcaataGATCACTTTATCCAACCATCGCTCCATCCACcactccatccatctatatatataatcatctatcttgtatgtatctgtttgaagatgtatgtctgacgattgtcatcaccacatcaataatcacatttagcaatggtcaaaacttattcttaggatgtctacgatcaagattatcaatgatatctaaatgatttatttcatacatcagccgacactgaatgacaaatcatgacagaccacctaattcgtccgcatgacgaattaaattctagtttaacATTATATTCAAACTTTACAGTTCACTTTTAAGCATTTTAAGTAAAGACACATTTCCCAGATGAAGCTGAAGGGGAATCGTTTACAGAGATTTTGTGAGTGTGAAAAACATGAAGTGTTACCAGAGGAAAATAGAGATGgagatgaaaagagaaaaagacagagagggggagagagatatTGATATTGTATGTTAACAATGAGTTGTGGGGTAATTAACGAtagatattacatgtacattgcatgtATCGCATGACCCaatacaaattacatgtacacgACAATTTTCGAGAAAAACCTTATCATTTGTTGAAAAACAGTTCCTGCTTTATAGCTCGCTTTCTCACACCCACTCGTTCATTGCATCCTGGCCAGGAGCTAATTGCACCCATAAAGCACACACAGTGGATGGATAGATGCATTTACACACAGTAATTAGCATTCTGAAATTGTGTCCGCATAATGTATAGACATGGTGATTTGACATTTGCTCCAGAAGAGGTTATATTGGCAATGGTTGAGAATGAGTTGTAATTGCGCTGCTCGATACAAAATTACTGTAAATACTGACTGCTCGATGGTGTTGTTGACAAAACTGTTCCACTTTGGATACACTGAAATCTGCTTTCTAGTGCAGAGACAGGGATTAGTGATGGCAAAATAAATTTAGTGAAATTGTCAATTAACATTAATTAACATGTTTTATCTAGTCTCATATAGTCCgatttttcttcttaatagGAATTCACAGCAAATTGGAGTGACTCTTACAAGgacggcgatgatgatgatgatgactgatgaTAGTGGTGTAGAGGATGATAGATCAATGATTAATAATGTAGAtgataatgtaaagataatgaTTAATTACAAGTATGACAAAACTGATGATAGCGTTGTTGATCGACTACAAAAGGCCATGAAAATGTTGCTgcagtacagtgtacatgtagctagctATAGGTCTAGTAAGTTTAccacattaggtggtttcagactgccttGAGTTCGTCAGTTCaatgtattttctgatcaggaaatttacctgatcagaaaataccaggtaatattggcaatgtgaaagcaaattaggTGTAATATCCCCCAAAGataatacccactaaatagtacgtacatgtacttttacgagaactttcgcagggattttccaaggtcgcaggtattttggcaatgtgaaagcaatttacaggaACTTTAAGCCCAGCGTGTAGACGCGGGCGCCGTGGGTGAATGCTGAGCTAGtggttttgaatctcgcgccttgtcTGCTtaatcagaccatactgcgcatgatCCTAACTTCGGTAATTTATCTTGAAAAGTATATTTCGGGTCGGTGTGGATGCAGGAATAATTACTGTA encodes:
- the LOC121428514 gene encoding dolichyldiphosphatase 1-like, coding for MADHCQATDDEFDAVKWKAISLTFVEYPDDDVIGKLLAYMSLVPLIILVGFVTLLLFRRELHTITFFGGIVLSEGVNWVAKHTIQEPRPCRGADTLHAGLRTEYGMPSSHSQFMWFFATYTVLFIYIRLHQPNSNLFIEQVWRHMAATGVILCALLVSGSRVYLKYHTLRQVVCGGLLGILLAVPWFTITQVVLTPLFPYLVSWPICEFFLIRDSTLIPNVLWFEYTTARTEARTRQRKLGNKMS